The Stigmatopora argus isolate UIUO_Sarg chromosome 1, RoL_Sarg_1.0, whole genome shotgun sequence genome segment ACGAGGAATCCTACAGTGCGCTGCGCAAGGTTAGCGTTAGCCCCCaaaactttgttgttgttgttttttttagttctctGTTTGATATAAGAATTTATGTTATGTAGGCCCAACGAAACAACGAAGATGTGAACACCATCCAGCCTCTATTCTTGGTCAATGTGGATCACAGGGTTAGTCTTAGCTGACTTCTTAACTTCTAGACCAGCAGTGAGAAATCTGCAAATTGAGATCTGAATTATATAATTTCCTAATAGATACTTTCAGATTAGACCTAAAATAACCTTTACATGTTATCAGATTGTTCTTCTGTGGCAttgaaaaagcaaagtaatgTACTGATGTTGTACCGTTGTTCCTTCAGGGTGTGTGGAGTGGCCCGTGGGTTTCCACTGAGGTGGTAGCAGCGCTAATGGGAATCCTGCTGTACTACATGGCTTTCAGCGCCAAGAGCACCATTCAAGCGTAAATATCTGCACTCAGATCCCACCAAACTGAATAGTGGCGGTGCAGAAACACCTGCTTGTTGCTCTGTTCAGTGACAGTCACCTGTTTGtagaatttttgttgttgttcctgTTCTATCCAGACTGTGTCTGTATTTGCTCTCAGATGGACTTTGCATCAGTTATTTTTCTTACACTCAGCCCACTGAGCTAGACGGCTTGGTAAGCTGTCACGTTAATTCAATAAATGGGTGCTTTTGGCcttatgtatcttttttttcatacccTAAATCAGGGGttctcaaactattccacatagggccacagtgggtacaggtttttgttccaacttaGTAAAATGTATGCTCTTcatcggttggaatgaaaacctgcagccctcgaggaccggtttggacacccatgccACAAAATTGCACTCCGACTTGTAGTGACACGGTTGTCACGATATTTGCAGCAAAGAACGAACCAGTTTGTTTTTTGACTGGATTTTATTAAGAaaacagaaatttaaaaaatgtctaacAAAAAATAGTGTAGTCACAGGATCCCTATGGTTTCCTAAAATCTGTGTTCACGTTTCACAAAGGTTTTCCTCCAGGAATTGACCTAGGCAGCCATCAGTGCCGCACACGCAGGGGACTTCCTGTTGTTCAGCCAGTGTTACCGTGTGCGTGTCCGAAGAATAATTCCATGTCAGTTCAGTGCCTGCCTTCACCACACTATCatacaaacacaaacattaTTCAGGCCCATCAAAGTACAGACTAAGTCACTTGTGTCCTTTCTTACCCATTGGTGAAAAAGGCAACGAGAGGGAAATTGGGGTGGTGCGAGTCGGTGAAGACATTCTGAATGAAGAGGTTTGGCTGACAGCTATGCTGCAGGAAACAAAAAGATGGTCATTAATATCACAAGGAtttctaatttttaaaaaaaatatagaaaaaaggGAAATGTTCTAAGACATCAATGTAAGTATTTTAAGGAACTTTCAatcaaatttatatttttgttttgttacactTTGTCCTCTACCTACATTGATGAAGCGGCCGACGTTTCCTTCCTTTCTGGCATCCAGCAAATACACGTCATCGGGGTTTTTGGTCGTTTTCAATCTCATTCCATGGCCGTCAGTGTCGTTTTGTTTGACTGGAGCTTGCGTCACCTCGTCTTTTTGACGTGCGTTGACGTCAGGAGGTCGCTGGATTACTGGAACATGCAGTGGTGGCGAAGTGGGAGAATCAGTGTTTTCCAGCAAGTTACTCCCCTCCACGACCGGGGGTGCTAGCCACTCTGTCACCACCTCCACCTCATCATCTGACGGCAGTTCTACCCTGCTCGTTTTCAGTGCTGGAGGCTCAATGGGTCGGTGGGCCTTCTGGAGGATCACACCTGAGGATGTGAACAGACAAAAGAGTAAGAATTTAACTTATCACCaatttgagctttatttttcCAAGTCGATCTGTTAACCCTCTGAGGCAAACgactattttgggtcattttgaaAACACAACCCCATAAAGGCATCCACATGAATGcctatcacattttgggtcatatagGCCAAAACAACCATTTGAGAAACAAGTGGCCAACACTAAATGTGATTTCCACAGATGCAAGGTCACAAtcacaaatacattttattttctgaatcacttttTTTAGTAAATGAGTAAAATTATGTATAAGTGAAATGCTATCAAAAGACAAATATAGTTGAGCTAAGGCACccaataacacattttatttcatagtATTCAACTCAATTGCTGCCATTACCAATGATATCGTTCAATTAATTGGAGATGGCCctcgacatccaatccattttgactgggagggttggcagttaTTAGCGCCAAGCGCCTTCAacggcggccaatgagttaccTGAACTAAACTCAAGCACCATCTACAATTGAATGAATTTAAGATTTACAACACAAATTTCAATACTACCTAtatatcaggggtgggcaaactgttccacaatgggccgcagtgggtgtttttgttccaacctataagaggaaacttatccaccaatctggtattttagaagtgcaatcagtggattgcagttagGTTCTTCTTTTTTCACCACAACCCTttttagttaaactgtctgtgtcggatcggttggaacaaaaacctgcacccacagcggccctcaaggactgaCCGGTTTGCCCAGCCTTGCTATATATGAACCATATTAAGAttactggatttacaattttcaaGACAAAGGGGATATACtgtataaagcaggggtcgggaacctttttgacgaagagagccacaaacaattcatattttccattaTTCCGTGTGAGCCatattacaaatttaaaagtcaaaatacatgcatgtaaacaagtgccttttcatttttttttgtaatttcaacatttttaaagtggaaaaaaatgaatattttttaaaagattcttatgttgttcctaatcaatgagaggatgcattccagaagtctactgcaaaaaaaagattaatgcagttctagatgtaatatctcagttctgtcaccagcaatttccatattttagctcacaggttagcaaagagccagatgcacccatcaaaagagccacatgtggctcccgagccataggttccctacccctggtataaaGGTTTAGTCtgcccagtgtttcccaacctctgTGTTgcggcacactggtgtgccgtgggaaattgcaagaagtcatacaatgtattattccgagagaaaaatgtatatgaatatatcaagattaaaattgagctattacaaggttaaaatcaaaatatgatgaacgttaaaaattatagattatatactattacaagataaaaaatgtgaaacagtcattttgttgcttatttctctttaacatgaaccggaagttatttggtttctagggcatcaacttttgccgaaGTAAAGTTtttgtgagcacaacatttttttagtaatattaggagaaaagttataaaattatccgattaaaaacattacattacttaatTTTGCATCACTGAAACCGAAAGTTGTTCAGGgcccgcagacatcaacttttggtgacattaggtcggtactcggccgtttggtcgctggacttttggtcaccggacttttggtcgccggacgtttggtcgcccgggaggtattgataattaccatttaaaattgttgctcaaattccctaaatacaaactgtgaattattattttgtcatacttaagtccctattaattattatgctaaagaaaagctccaaatttcccgtacttttattgtgttttgttggagaacttgttaagaccctgactgacgtcccttcctaaggggacaacccatgaacatacacactcttatacactcacacgtccgctcagtgaaactgctcagggccattgttggcttttttttatgtgtagaccgtgttgttttaccttgttttgtcgccggacttttggtcgccggatttttggtcgccggatttttggtcgccggacatttggtcacccgttgtttgggtccgggcgaccaaaagtccggcgaccaaaagtccggcgaccaaaagcccggcgaccaaaagcccggcgaccaaaagtccggcgaccaaaagtccggcgaccaaaagcccggcgaccaaaagtccggcgaccaaaagcccggcgaccaaaagtccggcgaccaaaagcccggcgagcaaaagtccggcgaccaaacggccggtcacgcattaggtcagtgtgaaaaatgtgattttggaataatttaggtttatgtgattcctgctgataaaactttgatgagaattactattgttaatataggcgacatagttttaaattaaaagattttcagatggtggtctcttgatattttttcaatgcaaaaagtgtgccgcagctcaaaaaagctTGTGAAACACTGGTCTAGCCGATAAATTGGGGTTAAGTGTTGTTTGTGTCACCTGCATATATGCACACGAATGTTCCAGCATCCAAGTCATCACAGCAACGGACACCCCAACCACAACGCTCTGTCCAGAACACTTGCAGGCGGACTCGGATTCCTCTTTGGACGAGACGATTCTGACAACGGGCACGATCACAGCTGCACCACGGCCCGCACTCATATAGCCTGTTGTTACATACAGTAtagaataaacttttttttcttgtttatctGTAGCCGAGATAATACAAAGAAAAGATTGAAATGTGCTGTCTGTCAATCAAGCTCAACAATCTGGCAGTGAAAATAAAGCTcatcaacttattttttttatatagtatgATTTAGATTCTTTCCTGATTTAGTTTTTTATCTTGATTATTTAAttgatagtttaaaaaaaatctcaatgaaAACGCAACAAGAGAGtagttaaagatttttttacaaCTCCAATTGTTGGGAAATTGAGCTAATatttgttggggttattttcAGAGGATGTGtgtaaaaaatatctttttttctatgtgtattaatttttatttttaaattaagggCTACAAGCAACTTTATTTGAATACACTACAAAGACATGAGTTTAATAGTTGAaaattatttgcaaatcattgaattgggggtgtaatttttttccttatttgtaGGTAATCAATAAAGAAATCAATTAATGGCAATTATTTAGCATTTACTCACAACCTTCCTCTCTCAATGCATTTTCAATTGGCATCAGGTATTCATGAATTTTTACTATATGCAGTCGTACCTCGTCGCTATCGCCCACGAATATTGGGGATCCAATATATTCGCAGCTCACTATTCAACGATTCACCCATTATTATGTTAACCTATGGAGCTTCCATTCATCAACTCAAAGCTTtgtttaaaacaggggtgtccaaaccttTTTATTTGAGGGTCACTTTAAGAAAACTGAAAGGACACAGGGGCCActttgaaatccttccacttgtATTTATTAAACAGTGGATCGGATATGGACTTTTATAAagtattggctgccattgacagcaacacacatccaatccaaattggattgggcgtctatcaccgtcaatgataGTGAAGCATGATTATTCAATGCCAGCCTTACCAGATGGAATGGATTTAATGTCTATATTTCAAAGTGTTAGTGAATGAGGTAAGGCCtagaagcaacaaaataatccagtgATATAAGGGTATTGTAATATAGATTTATAATTACAATACtgaaacaaataacaaatagCTAATGTCCATCGACACcaaacaaaaaagtcaagaaaatcaaaaCCAAGATAGCTCGATTTATTAtactggattatttttttaatataggtTTATCCATGTAATCAAAACCCTAAAATTATAATTTCTTACACTGATTTTTCAACATGTTGTCAGGTTTTGAAGTGAGTAACATTAAAACCTTGATGTGCAAgagaatgtaggctgaatttatGCATGGCAGTTCAAAGATAGTATCATAATTTGCTGCAGGCtggagtttggacaccccttgtctaaaaataaaataaaataaaatgaaatttattTGCCGCCATCCAGTGACAACAATGGGAAATAAACATTTATGGGAGGGTACTTTTAGGTAATTTACGTCCAGATTTTTGCTTTTGACAGCAGGACTGTAAAACTGGCATTAACTCTTGTGTCAAATAGTGTTTCAGAATTACGGTGTGATTTATGCAACAAAGCTGCCCTTGATCTTACCCAGACGCCAAAGGACGGGAGAGTCTGTGATAGTCGTAATGCTTCCCAACTCCCGTCTTGGCCACGCAGGAGCAGCGTTGCGCATCCGAACACCCATCTGTGCACTCACAACAAGCGTGGAACACAGGCCCACGGGTCAAGAAACAGCCATGTGGCCAGCGGTCTTTCCGATAGCTGAATTCAGTTGGCTGGGAATCATCAGGGCCCGGACACAGTTCCACTGGTACCGGTTCCGAGCCACGACTCAGGTCTAGCCGGCTGCCCCGTGCTTCCGCTCCGTCCAACTGAACCGCCTTGTTGAAGGAGAAAAAGTCCAACTGGAAGAAACACAAGGGATCTCCAATCAACCAGAGATATCATCAAGTATGGGTCACTGTTCAACCACCACATcaattacagtcttccctcgattatcgcgacctcacttattgcgaattcacttcttggcgatttttttctgcccaatatttttttttaaataaaaatgtgaaattccttgctgaaactcgcaagcgaaagccaatcccctgtcttccgcttgctactaggattcagggtactcggacgtttggtcgcccggaaggttattgataattaccatttaaaattgttgctcaaactccctaaatacaaactgtgaattattattttgtcatacttaatgccctattaattattaggctaaagaaaagctccaaatttcccatacttttattgtgttttgttggagaacttgttaagaccctgactgacgtcccttcctaaggggacaacccatgtacatacacactcttatacacttacacgtccgctcagtgaaactgctcagggccattgttggattttattgatgcgtagaccgtgttgttttaccttgtttggtcgccggacttttggtcgccggacgtttggtcccccagacccaaacgtccggcgaccaaaagtccggcgaccaaaagtccggcgaccaaaagttcggagaccaaacgtccggtcacgaggattcagcactgaagatttttttttttagttcataaaattgtgaaaatccacgttgaaactcgtaagcggaagccactccccggtcttccgcttgctactcggactgagcactgaagaaaaaataaattaaaaaggtaATTATAATCGGGGTGACCCTATtccaatttttcgattatcgcggccatgtctgttctacattaaccgcgatatttgagggattactgtattcattttCAGTGACCGGCTGTTTTAAGCACTGAGTGCATGACACGGTTCCTAataacacacttaaaaaaagatacCATTCCTCACTATTCCCAGTGTCAGAATATTTAGTCTGATAAATAACAGAAAGACAACATACCTGATGCTCCCATCAAACATTTTTGCAGGCCAATAATTTGGGCAATTCTTGTTGAAATAACTTCACTCCCACAAAATGTAATTCtagatttcatatttcaaatctGTTTTCTCAGTTTGagaaataattttcatttgtaaatttaattcattatttatgttgttgactaattatttatttatttattacttatttattgattatttattacttatttatagattatttgtgttatttattgattatttatttgtctgtttgttgttgttattatttgtgcccTTCATGGTGAAGtttgaaatctcattatacttgacaataaattataatgacaataaaaccattcaattcaattcaactgtCATTTTGTATCTTGTAATTAGCTCAAGACTGCAAAGCAGGCTTCCATTGAAAAGTTGGGAAAGATTTCACCAACTTTCAAACCAAAATTTAAAGCGGACAGCTCGGCAAGATCGTGACCACCGACTGAACCGTGTCACACATATTGAACACTTGTGAAAATGGGTACAGAATGGAAAAATCAGCAAACCTGCAACGCATTGAAGCTTTCAGTAGCCAACAGGAAGCGCATCACATCGTCGTAATTACGGAGTCTGTTCCCACAGGGAGCTTTGTAAATGACGTCCCCGTGGTTttcctcttcatcctcatcctcatcatcctcgCCATCCTTCTGCTGAGGTTCGCCAGCCCAACCCCCGCGAGGTGCTCTCGCTGGCGTGGCCATCATCCTCTTGAAACCGCACAGCAGCGGGATCTTTAGTGGATTCTGGGTCCGATACGAATTGCTGCACCGACGCATGTCAAGTAAAGTAGGCAAGCACATCTAAGGGGAGAAAAGCCGTTTCAGAACAGGAGGTGAATTTTGGCGGTCAAGCCGAGCTTACCTTGCAGCACACGTGCGACTTGAATGGCGAGCGAATGGGTAGCAGGGGAGGCACATCTTCACGCACTGATGGAGGATGTGTGGGCGCACAGTTGTGGTGTATACATTGACCATCTGGCCAGGTAAAGTCAGGAGTTCAGTCAACATCCTCAACACTTTTCAATCTTGCCAAAATGTAGTGAGGCAGGCTTAGTGTATGTAACATTGACACTTGAAAGAAAGTCATCAAATCTTTTAGTAAGATAGTGTCATTAATAGTTGTTTTGAATTACagaaataccttgacatacgagcgtcccaacatacgagaaatttgagatacgaggaaaactctgagcacatttttgccctgagatacgagattatctgtcttttttgcattaatcagtgcagaattaagtgaaaaaacaatgggtccaaagcaagcaggttaaatgaagggtagtgagaagaaaaagcgtatgatgacaatcaatattaagcatgaaataacaGCAAAAACATGAGTGATGTACGCACGACTGAGCTGGCTTGCCAACGTAAGATGAcatcttatttttaagtgtgtgtgtatagtagtCTAAGTTCATTCAAgtcaaatttaaagtttgttgttACGTAACCACAAAGAAAAGAACCAAACGCCTTGCCTTCAAGTCTCTCTCCAGCCTCTACTGTCTGTCTCGAAGGTAAGAA includes the following:
- the setdb2 gene encoding histone-lysine N-methyltransferase SETDB2 — its product is MEDSFDHGADITDRAKAFWAEEDVTHVFNIMFSRLDQLREVLMANTATDKERVQALMLYECLEWKPESPVSNTPVVQMVIGADGQCIHHNCAPTHPPSVREDVPPLLPIRSPFKSHVCCKMCLPTLLDMRRCSNSYRTQNPLKIPLLCGFKRMMATPARAPRGGWAGEPQQKDGEDDEDEDEEENHGDVIYKAPCGNRLRNYDDVMRFLLATESFNALQLDFFSFNKAVQLDGAEARGSRLDLSRGSEPVPVELCPGPDDSQPTEFSYRKDRWPHGCFLTRGPVFHACCECTDGCSDAQRCSCVAKTGVGKHYDYHRLSRPLASGLYECGPWCSCDRARCQNRLVQRGIRVRLQVFWTERCGWGVRCCDDLDAGTFVCIYAGVILQKAHRPIEPPALKTSRVELPSDDEVEVVTEWLAPPVVEGSNLLENTDSPTSPPLHVPVIQRPPDVNARQKDEVTQAPVKQNDTDGHGMRLKTTKNPDDVYLLDARKEGNVGRFINHSCQPNLFIQNVFTDSHHPNFPLVAFFTNGVVKAGTELTWNYSSDTHTVTLAEQQEVPCVCGTDGCLGQFLEENLCET